The following DNA comes from Caulobacter mirabilis.
TTTTAGGTATGGATCGACTCGAACCGGGAATCGTGATGACCCAGACCGCCATTCTATTCCACCAGCGCGCGATCTTCGCGAGCGCTCGCCTCGATGGAATCCATAGGCGTCAAGCAACGGCGGGGGGAGACGCGTTGTGGAAGCGTGGGGGTATCGGCTGAAGCGACTCAGCGCGGCGTCCTTGAACGAGGCCGCCCTGCAGACCCGCCGGCCGCTGTACGATCGTTCCAAGACCACCATCGGCGTGGTCCATTTCGGCCCCGGCGCGTTCCACCGGGCGCACCAGGCCGTCTATTTCGACCGCCTGCTCGCCGCCGACCCGCGCTGGGCGATCTGCGGCGTCTCGCTCCGCTCGTCCGAGGTGCAGGACGCCCTCGCGCCCCAGGACGGGCTGTACACCCTGCTGGAGCTGGGCGAGCGGACGCGGCCCAGGATCATCGGCGCCCTGACCCAGATCCTGGTGGCGCCGCGGGAGCCCGAGGCGGTCGCCGCCCGGCTGGCCGCCCCGACCACCCATCTGGTCACCCTGACCGTGACCCAGAGCGGTTACTGCCTGACGCCGGAGGGCGTGCTGGACCTGGCGCATCCCGACATCATCCACGATCTGTCCGGCGCGATGTGGCCGCGCAGCGTCGAGGGTTGGCTGGTCGAGGGGCTGCGCCGTCGGCGGGCGGCCCGCCTCCCCGCCTTCACGGTGCTCAGCTGCGACGACCTGCCGTCGAACGGCCGGCGGCTGCGCGAGGCGGTCATCGCCTTCGCCGCCCTGCGAGACCCGGAGCTGGCCCGCTGGATCGCCCGCGAGACGCGTTTTCCGCGCACCCTGTCCGACAGCATCACCCCCGCCACCGACGACGCCCTGCGGCTGCGGGCCGGCTGCGCCACGGGACTGATGGACGCCTGGCCGGTCCAGCGGGAGCCGTTCAGCCAATGGGTCATCGAGGACGACCTCGGCCCGGACCGGGACGCCCTGGCGGTCATCGCCACCCTGACCGACGAGGTCGAGGCTTGGGAGCAGGCTCAGCGCCACCTCCTGGGCGGCGTCCGCACCAGCCTGGCCTACCTGGGCCTGCTGCGCGGCCGGCGGACAGTTCGCGACGCCGTCGCCGACGAACCCTTGATCGGCTTTCTCAGGGCGATGCTGCTGGACGAGATCGTGCCGGTCCTGCAGGCGCCGCGCGATTTCAACGCCTCGGCCTATGTCGAGGCCTTGTTCGAACGGTTCCGCAACCCGGCCATCGAACACAAGCTGTCCCAACTGGCCTGGGACGGCTCCGACAAGCTGCCGGCGCGCATCCTGCCGATCATCGCCGACGCCCTGGCCGCCGACCGCAGCATCCGCCGCCTGGCCTATCCGGTCGCGGCCTGGATGCGGTTCGTGGTCCGGCAGGCCGCCGCCGCCGCCCCGTTGACTGATCCGCTCGCCGGGACGCTGGCGACGCTGGGCCGCCAGTGCGGCGGCGACGCCGCGCGCGACATCGAACGCTTTCTCACGCTCGACTGCGTCTTCCCCGCGCGGCTGACGCAGGATGCCAGGTTCCGCGAAGCCCTGGCCTGGGCCTACGCCCGGCTGCCCTCCGAGCTGGACAGCGGAACCTGATGCTGAGAGAGGGTCAGCGCCGGTTCCGCCCCTTGGCGCCGGTCGCGCCTTCCAGCGCCCCGTCGAGGCTGAATCGCCCCGCTCCATGAGCGGCGAAGTAGAGGCCGATCAACACCAGCGCGCCCGCGGGCCACATGCCGCGGATGCCGCCGAAGCGGTCGACCATGGCGATGGCGACCAGCATGTTGAGCGCCGCCAGGATGCCGGCCCAGCGCGTGAACAGGCCCAGGATCATGCCTACGCCGGCGGCCAGCTGGGTGTAGACCGACAGCGGCGCCAGCAGCTCCGGCGCCGGAAACTTGTGGCTGGTCAGAAAGGCGACGAACTTGGCCATGTCCGCCGGACTGGTCACGTTGTCCCAGACGCCCCAGATGAGGAAGCCGCCCGTCACCAGGCGAAGGGCCAGGATCGACGCGTCCTGATGGCGCGCCAGGCTCGGAAGAAACAGAAAGTCTCGCATGCTCGCCCCCAGATGATCCGCCGGCCGACGCTAGATCACTCCAGGGGAATCGTCATCAGGCGTCGCGACGGTGTAGAGAGCCGGCGGCGGTCCCGCCGTCCATGGAGCAGCCTGTGAGCGAAATCCTCGTCGACGCGCGCGGCCATCGATGCCCGGTCCCGACCCTGCGCCTGCGCAGGGCCATGGAGGCGGCGCCCGCCGGCGCGGTCGTGCGGCTGCTGGCCGACGACCCGATGGCGCGGGTCGACGTCCCTCATTTCGCGCGGGAGAAGGCCTACGTCGTCACCGACGCTGGCGAGACCGACGGGTCGCTGTTTTTCGTGGTTTCGAAGCCGGCCTGAGCTTCCGGGTGTGGAGGGCGATCTCCATCTCGGTGGCCAGGGCGCCGCCGAAGAACAGCGTGTTCACGTTCCAGCTCAGCCAGATCAGGAACACCACGATGGTGGCGACCGAGCCGTAGGTCGCGCCCAGATGCGCGATCTGCTCGACGTAGAAGGCGCAGAGCCAGGAGGCGAGCACCCCGACCACCGTGGCCGCGATCCCGCCGGCCACCGAAGCGCGCCAGGCCACGGGCTCGCGCGACATGGCGTAGCGGTAGATCAGCGTCAGGGCCAGGGCCATGCCGACGCTGGTCCAGGTCCATTCGCTGTACAGCCAGCCGACGCCGGCCAGCGGCTTGATGTTCCAGGCGATCGCCAGCACGCGGAAGGTCAGGAACAGAAACGATAGCAGGCCCATCGCGGCGATGGCGGCGATCAGCACCACCAGCGCCAGGATGTTGAACCCGAGGAAGCCGCGCTGGTTCTCCTCCTCATGGATGAACGACAGCCCGGCCAGCAGGGCCTTGAACCCTCGGTGCGCGGCGTAGCCGCCGATGACCAGGGCGACCATGCTCTGGGCGCTCAGGGACTGGGCCGGCGCATGGGCCAGACGCTTGAGCTCGCTGTCGAACAGACCCCGGGCGTCGGCGGGCAGCATCCGAGCCAGGGT
Coding sequences within:
- a CDS encoding mannitol dehydrogenase family protein, which codes for MNEAALQTRRPLYDRSKTTIGVVHFGPGAFHRAHQAVYFDRLLAADPRWAICGVSLRSSEVQDALAPQDGLYTLLELGERTRPRIIGALTQILVAPREPEAVAARLAAPTTHLVTLTVTQSGYCLTPEGVLDLAHPDIIHDLSGAMWPRSVEGWLVEGLRRRRAARLPAFTVLSCDDLPSNGRRLREAVIAFAALRDPELARWIARETRFPRTLSDSITPATDDALRLRAGCATGLMDAWPVQREPFSQWVIEDDLGPDRDALAVIATLTDEVEAWEQAQRHLLGGVRTSLAYLGLLRGRRTVRDAVADEPLIGFLRAMLLDEIVPVLQAPRDFNASAYVEALFERFRNPAIEHKLSQLAWDGSDKLPARILPIIADALAADRSIRRLAYPVAAWMRFVVRQAAAAAPLTDPLAGTLATLGRQCGGDAARDIERFLTLDCVFPARLTQDARFREALAWAYARLPSELDSGT
- a CDS encoding DoxX family protein, translated to MRDFLFLPSLARHQDASILALRLVTGGFLIWGVWDNVTSPADMAKFVAFLTSHKFPAPELLAPLSVYTQLAAGVGMILGLFTRWAGILAALNMLVAIAMVDRFGGIRGMWPAGALVLIGLYFAAHGAGRFSLDGALEGATGAKGRNRR
- a CDS encoding YihY/virulence factor BrkB family protein, translated to MSDAKSPGRFPHLDIDPLLWTRSTLVVLGKSLQRLWGRDVMLYVGGVSFWIMLAVFPLLVIGIGLYGMLSTPDQVASQADTLARMLPADARGLFDSELKRLAHAPAQSLSAQSMVALVIGGYAAHRGFKALLAGLSFIHEEENQRGFLGFNILALVVLIAAIAAMGLLSFLFLTFRVLAIAWNIKPLAGVGWLYSEWTWTSVGMALALTLIYRYAMSREPVAWRASVAGGIAATVVGVLASWLCAFYVEQIAHLGATYGSVATIVVFLIWLSWNVNTLFFGGALATEMEIALHTRKLRPASKPRKTATRRSRQRR
- a CDS encoding sulfurtransferase TusA family protein; its protein translation is MEQPVSEILVDARGHRCPVPTLRLRRAMEAAPAGAVVRLLADDPMARVDVPHFAREKAYVVTDAGETDGSLFFVVSKPA